A window of the Narcine bancroftii isolate sNarBan1 chromosome 4, sNarBan1.hap1, whole genome shotgun sequence genome harbors these coding sequences:
- the LOC138761153 gene encoding beta-crystallin B2-like: protein MASEQNPTPMQHPSSTAAHMIVLFEQENFQGRFHELNSPCPNLKEAGLGKVGSLVVHSGPWIGYEQTDYKGEQFVFEKGEYPRWDTWTNSRQTDCIGSFKPVKLDGHEHKIILYENPNFKGKKIEIIDDDVPSFHAHGYQEKVSSIRVLNGTWVGYQYPGYRGYQYLLEKKEYKDHSEFGAQQSQIQSVRRIRDMQWHQRGVFHPSN from the exons ATGGCATCTGAACAGAATCCAACCCCCATGCAGCACCCCTCGTCAACTGCTGCTCACATG ATTGTCCTGTTTGAGCAAGAGAATTTCCAGGGCCGTTTTCATGAGTTGAATAGTCCTTGCCCTAATTTGAAAGAGGCTGGATTGGGAAAAGTTGGGTCTCTTGTGGTGCACAGTGGACC atgGATTGGCTATGAGCAGACTGATTACAAGGGTGAACAGTTTGTATTTGAGAAAGGAGAATATCCTCGTTGGGATACATGGACAAACAGTCGCCAAACTGACTGCATTGGTTCCTTCAAACCAGTAAAACTG GATGGACATGAGCACAAAATCATTCTTTATGAAAATCCCAACTTCAAGGGAAAGAAAATTGAAATCATAGATGACGATGTCCCAAGTTTCCATGCTCATGGATACCAGGAGAAAGTGTCATCTATCCGTGTTCTAAATGGAAC ATGGGTTGGTTACCAGTACCCAGGCTACAGAGGCTACCAGTATCTGCTTGAGAAGAAGGAATACAAGGACCATAGTGAATTTGGTGCCCAACAATCTCAGATCCAGTCTGTCAGACGCATTAGGGATATGCAGTGGCATCAGAGAGGTGTCTTTCATCCCAGCAATTGA